From Luteococcus japonicus, one genomic window encodes:
- the aztD gene encoding zinc metallochaperone AztD, producing the protein MNRSPALLALAACSLATLAACGNTTQPASSPSPSSTPTARETVDAAGRTPRLAITYNGGVQVLDAATGKPEGDFPLDGFTRLNQAGNGRHLLVTEGDHFKALDMGVWSQAHGDHFHSRKTSPLLTDMTFDGSHPGHAVHHGGRTALFYDGEGRIEWFEPTSLSVEKPQTHQVKLPRAHHGVAVFREDDSLVHTVGDEKTRTGIAIQDGDGHQVAENKDCPGVHGEAAAKGALSVGCEDGILVVKGNKITKVKSPDAYGRIGNQAGSEKSSVALWDYKVDKKAELERPTRITLTDTAKSTLKLVDLKASYSFRSLGRGAGGEALVLGTDGKLRVIDPDAARVTAEIPVTAAWTEPTEWQKPRPTLYVQGKDVWVSEPATKQLHLVDMTTKKVGRSITLDRVPNEVNGVTG; encoded by the coding sequence ATGAACAGAAGCCCAGCACTCCTCGCCCTCGCCGCCTGCTCGCTCGCCACCCTGGCCGCATGCGGGAACACGACCCAACCGGCCTCCAGCCCCTCACCCAGCAGCACCCCGACCGCTCGCGAGACCGTCGATGCCGCGGGGCGCACGCCTCGCCTCGCCATCACCTACAACGGGGGCGTGCAGGTGCTCGACGCCGCGACCGGCAAACCGGAAGGTGACTTCCCGCTGGACGGCTTCACCCGGCTCAACCAGGCGGGCAATGGCCGACACCTGTTGGTCACCGAGGGCGACCACTTCAAGGCGCTCGACATGGGCGTCTGGAGCCAGGCCCACGGAGACCACTTCCACTCCCGCAAGACCTCGCCACTGCTCACTGACATGACCTTCGACGGATCACATCCGGGGCACGCCGTGCACCACGGAGGCCGCACCGCTCTGTTCTACGACGGCGAGGGTCGCATCGAATGGTTCGAACCCACCAGCCTCTCGGTGGAGAAGCCCCAGACCCACCAGGTGAAGCTGCCCAGGGCCCACCACGGCGTCGCCGTCTTCCGCGAGGACGACAGCCTCGTGCACACCGTCGGCGACGAGAAGACGCGCACCGGCATCGCGATCCAGGACGGAGACGGTCACCAGGTTGCCGAGAACAAGGACTGCCCGGGGGTGCACGGCGAAGCCGCCGCGAAGGGGGCCCTCAGCGTCGGCTGCGAGGACGGCATCCTGGTAGTCAAGGGCAACAAGATCACCAAGGTGAAGTCCCCCGATGCCTACGGGCGGATCGGCAACCAGGCCGGCAGCGAGAAGTCCTCGGTCGCGCTCTGGGACTACAAGGTGGACAAGAAGGCGGAACTGGAACGCCCCACCCGCATCACCCTCACCGACACCGCCAAGAGCACCCTCAAGCTCGTCGACCTGAAGGCCTCCTACTCCTTCCGTTCCCTGGGCCGCGGAGCCGGCGGCGAGGCGTTGGTGCTGGGGACCGACGGGAAGCTGCGCGTGATCGACCCCGACGCAGCCAGGGTCACCGCCGAGATTCCCGTCACCGCCGCGTGGACCGAGCCCACCGAATGGCAGAAGCCCCGCCCCACCCTGTACGTGCAGGGCAAGGACGTGTGGGTCAGCGAGCCAGCCACGAAGCAGCTGCACCTGGTGGACATGACCACCAAGAAGGTCGGCCGCTCCATCACGCTGGACCGGGTACCCAATGAGGTGAACGGCGTCACGGGCTGA
- a CDS encoding Cof-type HAD-IIB family hydrolase produces the protein MIRLVATDLDGTLLRTDKTVTAWTRSVLEAVQERGVPVVPVTARQPKGLAPIAEQCGLTGWAVCVNGALVQHLGTGEVAFEHLIRAEVLASLTEKARQAVPGITFATVRNRGEAFGLDADYRAITGPEDHQPAMVHARTMTLEEIVEKPALKLLARHAEVPALELSQIIKDLEVAGVHPTTSGADFVEMSAAGVTKASALDDLCGMLGLDRGDVVAFGDAPNDVEMLRWAGCSYVMDQAHPKAVAVATGNAGSNDDDGVGRTLMRFLREGII, from the coding sequence ATGATTCGTCTCGTCGCCACTGATCTTGACGGCACCCTGCTGCGCACGGACAAGACCGTGACGGCCTGGACGCGCAGCGTGCTGGAGGCCGTGCAGGAGCGCGGCGTGCCCGTCGTTCCGGTGACCGCACGGCAACCCAAGGGCCTGGCCCCCATTGCGGAGCAGTGCGGCCTGACCGGATGGGCCGTCTGCGTCAACGGCGCCCTCGTGCAGCACCTCGGCACCGGCGAGGTGGCCTTCGAGCACCTGATCCGGGCAGAGGTCCTGGCCTCCCTGACAGAGAAGGCGCGCCAGGCGGTGCCCGGCATCACCTTCGCGACGGTTCGCAACCGGGGCGAGGCCTTCGGCCTGGATGCGGACTACCGGGCCATCACGGGACCCGAGGACCACCAACCCGCCATGGTCCATGCCCGCACGATGACCCTCGAGGAGATCGTCGAGAAGCCGGCGCTGAAGCTGTTGGCCCGGCACGCAGAGGTCCCCGCCCTGGAGCTGTCCCAGATCATCAAGGACCTGGAGGTGGCGGGGGTTCATCCCACGACGTCGGGTGCGGACTTCGTGGAGATGTCCGCCGCGGGGGTCACCAAGGCCTCGGCACTGGATGACCTGTGCGGAATGCTAGGGCTGGACCGGGGTGACGTGGTTGCCTTCGGTGATGCCCCGAATGACGTCGAGATGCTGCGCTGGGCCGGCTGCTCCTATGTGATGGACCAGGCCCATCCAAAGGCCGTCGCCGTCGCCACCGGCAATGCCGGCAGCAATGACGACGACGGAGTGGGCCGAACCCTGATGCGCTTCCTGCGCGAGGGGATCATCTGA
- the recR gene encoding recombination mediator RecR, whose translation MYEGPVQDLIDELGRLPGVGPKSAQRIAFWMLDQPAEDVQRFAQVVSEVKARARFCAVCFNVSQEETCRICRDARRDQTVICVVEESKDVVAIERTREFRGLYHVLGGAISPIDGKGPSDLHIRELLTRLADGTVTEIILATDPNTEGEATATYLSRLLKDMGLQISRLASGLPVGGDLEYADEVTLGRAFEGRRYVEGTARPAPRV comes from the coding sequence ATGTACGAAGGTCCAGTACAGGACTTGATCGACGAGCTGGGGCGCCTACCCGGCGTCGGCCCGAAGAGCGCCCAGCGGATCGCCTTCTGGATGCTGGACCAACCGGCTGAGGATGTCCAGCGCTTCGCGCAGGTGGTCAGCGAGGTGAAGGCCAGGGCCCGCTTCTGCGCCGTCTGCTTCAACGTCTCGCAGGAGGAGACCTGCCGGATCTGCCGCGATGCACGCCGCGACCAGACGGTGATCTGCGTGGTCGAGGAGAGCAAGGATGTCGTCGCCATCGAGCGCACCCGCGAGTTCCGCGGGCTGTACCACGTGCTCGGCGGCGCGATCAGCCCGATCGACGGCAAGGGCCCGTCGGACCTGCACATCCGGGAGCTGTTGACCCGGCTGGCGGATGGAACCGTCACCGAGATCATCCTGGCCACTGACCCCAACACCGAGGGCGAGGCGACGGCCACCTACTTGAGCCGGTTGCTGAAGGACATGGGCCTGCAGATCAGCCGCCTCGCGTCGGGCCTGCCGGTGGGCGGTGACCTGGAATATGCCGACGAGGTGACCCTGGGCCGCGCCTTCGAGGGGCGTCGCTATGTCGAGGGTACGGCGCGTCCCGCGCCCCGGGTCTGA